A genomic segment from Sparus aurata chromosome 10, fSpaAur1.1, whole genome shotgun sequence encodes:
- the reeld1 gene encoding mucin-5AC has protein sequence MQSALHCLRVVVVLLSLAPSTQSFSHGASHASCQEMIPGHIRAQPLDPQQSHVTLHTSASSYLPGQLVTVTVRSSRDFMGFLLQARIVEGVEGRAGDRVRARTGFGAGVTSTRLGPVLVGGSWALNPPGTHTLHCLSEDDTLTHSDKQLKRNLSFVWRAPDKPMGDIRFYITVVQSYFVYWAGIESRVVHDGSRSPCCGHNTTEMDGRNSNFVQQEDGVTTLPALRIHGASNKLTNEMVNPASTPVPPTTTSSQIRSFKSLETPKEVTLSVLEMNSSATLASLGVQRLTNRAVYERNSTSSLGSLESSSKGSESNTYATSGSLLGVTDEAQESPSSNQSFIALFPSAKTRGMEATASPLPNIKMQNSTSSLLIVPFPSLNIGEIERKEGKMKFQDPKPPNAPETKGTTLNPETTTALFSTNHSFHTTNLPRIYISKYPRISNQDQTSSVKFKNDYSSSQPWRTSHTKSQISPIKDEAGRKSMNLSQNQSLNTLLHSKTYLQVQTSPSKTSSGILPFFQKSSTPFALSQTSKPNLIVPVKSHTLQSFLPSHTTLSVPPGRPLSHLSIFSKLLNVLSHYQLMSDLHEHQPEDSTSEPKTRQTRISPQTWSQFHSQTSAPLAHIFGWKQTLVAPRSISPLPFTSRFDPTLMLDNAKVNKDLQAQAEIKTMSPIFASIPSTSPSFSSSSSLPTSTLVHPNSTMPNPRTGSSTLVSTKTYLAHATSSSLPSSSSMTNHPKTAPAPSALPSPSPISIPPRFFSIQTSSPMPSSVTSSTIPSLHISHYPSSAPFFYSAPLSTSSASPLTTSQSITTSTSPTPSSVTISPSVSFSIASLASSIPSPSISTSTSTSSSSSLGPLSSPNSSATSSPLLSSQSTSSQPEPSRAPRRSLYLALTSTSQQLTRGQMLLIQNRIASSDPEPSDYFPTPRTVVHPHPEPHPNLDPNFKLNLGRELKPNLPKTDTKPKHPSKPSGTPDKEGNYPDIIPRHRALELGMLLGCSAGLGMLLVVGVRYLYRQTCGKRTEVTLNDREREYGRGERGMIHVQECGDLVRVRRIRNNSFVLLAEYDILTPPGD, from the exons TGACTGTCCGAAGCTCTCGGGACTTCATGGGTTTCTTGCTCCAGGCTCGCATTGTGGAGGGAGTCGAAGGCAGGGCTGGAGACAGAGTCAGGGCGAGGACTGGATTTGGGGCTGGGGTCACATCAACAAGGCTGGGCCCAGTGCTGGTGGGTGGTTCCTGGGCCCTCAATCCCCCTGGAACGCACACCCTGCACTGCCTCTCGGAGGATGATACCCTCACACACTCTGACAAACAGCTGAAGAGAAACCTGTCGTTTGTGTGGAGGGCTCCTGATAAACCCATGGGCGACATCAGGTTCTA CATCACAGTGGTGCAGTCTTACTTTGTATATTGGGCAGGTATTGAGTCAAGAGTGGTGCATGATGGGAGTCGTAGTCCTTGTTGTGGGCATAACACCACAGAGATGGATGGAAGGAATTCAAATTTTGTACAACAGGAAGATGGAGTTACGACTCTGCCAG CTCTCAGAATCCATGGAGCatcaaacaaactaacaaatgAGATGGTCAACCCCGCATCTACCCCAGTGCCccctacaacaacaagcagtcAAATCCGAAGCTTCAAATCTCTGGAAACACCAAAAGAAGTCACTCTTTCAGTCTTGGAGATGAACAGCTCTGCAACATTGGCATCCCTTGGAGTTCAACGCCTGACAAATCGGGCAGTCTATGAAAGGAACAGCACTTCATCTCTAGGATCTCTTGAAAGTTCTTCTAAGGGGAGTGAGTCTAACACTTATGCAACATCTGGATCCCTTTTAGGTGTAACTGATGAGGCTCAAGAGAGCCCCTCCTCCAACCAATCTTTCATAGCCCTTTTCCCCTCAGCTAAGACAAGAGGGATGGAAGCAACTGCCAGTCCTTTGCCCAacatcaaaatgcaaaactcaacgAGTTCTCTTCTCATTGTTCCCTTCCCCTCCCTGAACATTGGTGAGATcgaaagaaaagagggaaagatGAAGTTTCAGGATCCAAAACCGCCGAATGCTCCTGAAACAAAAGGAACAACATTAAATCCTGAAACCACCACAGCTTTATTctcaaccaatcacagcttcCACACCACAAATCTCCCAAGAATATATATATCCAAGTATCCAAGAATATCAAACCAGGACCAAACTAGTTCAGTCAAGTTCAAAAATGATTATAGTTCGTCACAGCCCTGGAGGACTAGCCATACCAAATCCCAGATCAGTCCAATTAAGGATGAAGCTGGTAGAAAATCCATGAACCTGTCCCAGAATCAATCCCTCAACACTTTGCTCCACTCCAAAACGTATCTTCAGGTTCAAACCTCTCCATCCAAAACTTCAAGTGGGATCCTTCCTTTCTTCCAGAAATCTTCTACTCCCTTTGCACTCTCCCAAACTTCGAAACCAAACCTTATTGTCCCAGTCAAATCTCATACCCTTCAGTCCTTTCTCCCATCTCACACAACCTTATCTGTCCCTCCGGGCCGCCCCCTTTCCCACCTGTCCATTTTCAGCAAACTCCTGAATGTCCTTTCCCACTACCAGCTCATGAGTGATTTACATGAACATCAGCCTGAAGACAGTACATCTGAACCCAAAACTAGACAAACCAGAATCTCCCCCCAAACATGGTCCCAGTTCCATTCCCAAACAAGTGCACCACTGGCACACATCTTTGGATGGAAGCAAACCTTGGTAGCTCCTCGATCCATCAGCCCTCTGCCCTTCACATCAAGGTTTGACCCAACTTTAATGCTTGATAATGCAAAGGTGAACAAAGATCTTCAGGCTCAAGCGGAGATCAAAACCATGAGCCCCATTTTTGCCTCAATTCCCTCaacttctccttctttttcttcttcttcttctttgcctACTTCAACCCTTGTTCACCCTAATTCCACCATGCCTAATCCTCGCACTGGAAGTTCAACCCTGGTGTCCACAAAAACTTATTTGGCCCATGCTACTTCCTCATCTCttccctcatcctcctccatgaCAAATCATCCCAAAACAGCTCCAGCCCCTTCCgctctcccctctccttcccCAATTTCCATTCCTCCGCGATTTTTCTCCATCCAAACTTCCTCACCTATGCCATCCTCCGTAACCTCTTCTACCATACCCTCCTTGCACATCTCCCACTATCCATCATCAGCTCCCTTCTTTTATTCAGCTCCTCTTTCAACTTCTTCTGCGTCTCCCTTGACCACCTCCCAGTCTATCACAACGTCAACCTCACCCACACCTTCTTCTGTCACCATTTCCCCTTCCGTCTCCTTCTCCATTGCCTCATTAGCTTCCTCCATTCCTTCCCCATCCATCTCTACCTCTACCTCaacatcttcttcctcctcacttgGTCCCTTATCTTCCCCCAACTCATCTGCCACCTCTTCTCCTTTGTTGTCCTCCCAGTCTACCTCCTCTCAGCCAGAACCCTCCAGAGCTCCCCGTCGCTCTCTCTACCTTGCCCTTACTTCCACTTCTCAACAACTCACCCGAGGTCAAATGTTGCTAATCCAGAACCGCATCGCATCATCTGATCCTGAGCCCAGTGACTACTTTCCAACACCAAGAACAGTGGTTCACCCACACCCAGAGCCCCATCCAAACCTTGACCCAAACTTCAAACTAAATCTTGGCCGTGAGTTGAAACCAAACCTTCCCAAGACTGATACTAAACCCAAACATCCATCCAAACCCTCTGGAACTCCAGACAAGGAAGGGAATTATCCGGACATTATCCCCAGACACAGAGCCTTGGAGCTGGGCATGCTTCTGGGCTGCTCAGCTGGTTTGGGCATGCTGCTGGTGGTCGGGGTACGATACCTGTACCGCCAAACCTGTGGCAAGCGAACAGAGGTGACGCTGAACGACAGGGAGAGAGAGTatgggagaggagaaagagggatgaTCCACGTCCAGGAGTGTGGAGATTTGGTCAGAGTCCGGAGAATCCGAAACAACAGTTTTGTGCTCCTGGCAGAGTACGATATACTGACACCACCTGGAGACTGA